One region of bacterium genomic DNA includes:
- the nusB gene encoding transcription antitermination factor NusB: protein MGRRRKARELALQSLYELEAPGKDAAAVLADQAGRRGSAGETRAYAAQLVAWARADAPRLDADIAARLQNWDLVRLSLILRLVLRLALAESRRAPEVPARVILDEAVELARKFDSEEAASFANGLLAALLAGERPHEQVTGPAA, encoded by the coding sequence ATGGGTCGTCGGCGCAAGGCCAGGGAGCTGGCCCTTCAGAGCCTCTACGAGCTGGAGGCGCCAGGCAAGGACGCGGCGGCGGTCCTCGCCGACCAGGCCGGCCGCCGCGGCAGCGCCGGCGAGACGCGCGCCTACGCGGCGCAGCTCGTCGCCTGGGCGCGTGCGGACGCGCCGCGCCTGGACGCCGACATCGCCGCGCGCCTGCAGAACTGGGACCTCGTCCGGTTGAGCCTCATCCTGCGCCTCGTCCTGCGCCTGGCGCTCGCCGAGTCGCGGCGCGCGCCGGAGGTGCCGGCGCGGGTCATCCTCGACGAGGCCGTGGAACTGGCCCGCAAGTTCGACAGCGAGGAGGCGGCGAGCTTCGCCAACGGTCTCCTCGCTGCGCTGCTGGCGGGGGAGCGTCCCCACGAGCAGGTGACGGGGCCGGCCGCATGA
- a CDS encoding methyltransferase domain-containing protein has protein sequence MSARRESRREHWDRFWGAQPVEAVYEAVGAPHAELLRHLPPGAPRVLEVGAGSGRDSLRLAACGARVTVLDYSEAALAASARALAAAPPATGSLRLLRGDALALPLANGSLDAVFHQGLLEHFRTPAALLAENYRVLRPGGLLLVDVPQRWHFYTPAKRLLIALDRWFAGWECSFSPRELEGLLRAQGFELLATYGAWPEPGLVYRALRRAAARLGLALPMHPPPLPLLGQLANALKRWARYRRAGHYTAMVIGCVARRPAPDGPRP, from the coding sequence ATGAGCGCGCGGCGCGAGAGCCGGCGCGAGCACTGGGATCGCTTCTGGGGCGCCCAGCCGGTGGAGGCGGTCTACGAGGCCGTGGGGGCGCCGCACGCGGAGCTGCTCCGCCATCTTCCGCCGGGCGCGCCCCGCGTGCTGGAAGTGGGGGCGGGCAGCGGCCGCGACTCCCTGCGCCTGGCGGCCTGCGGCGCGCGCGTGACGGTGCTCGACTACTCCGAGGCCGCACTCGCCGCCAGCGCGCGGGCGCTCGCGGCGGCGCCGCCCGCCACGGGCAGCCTCCGCCTCCTGCGCGGCGACGCCCTCGCCCTCCCACTGGCGAACGGCAGCCTCGATGCCGTCTTCCACCAGGGGCTGCTCGAGCACTTCCGCACGCCGGCGGCGCTGCTGGCCGAGAACTACCGCGTTCTCCGGCCGGGCGGACTCCTGCTCGTCGATGTGCCGCAGCGCTGGCACTTCTACACGCCGGCCAAGCGCCTCCTGATCGCGCTGGACCGCTGGTTCGCGGGCTGGGAGTGCTCCTTCAGCCCCCGCGAGCTCGAGGGCCTGCTGCGCGCACAGGGCTTCGAGCTGCTCGCGACCTACGGCGCCTGGCCCGAGCCCGGTTTGGTCTACCGCGCGCTGCGGCGCGCTGCCGCGCGGCTCGGCCTGGCGCTGCCGATGCACCCGCCGCCCTTGCCCCTGCTCGGCCAGCTCGCGAACGCTCTCAAGCGCTGGGCGCGTTACCGGCGGGCCGGGCACTACACGGCGATGGTGATCGGCTGCGTCGCCCGGCGGCCGGCGCCGGACGGGCCCCGGCCGTGA
- a CDS encoding glycosyltransferase family 4 protein: MLLQPPRARGPAARTGLRAARDLRRLARARFGLPRAAARCRAARPGAADAPAALAPARPARERSQALGALPAGRALHGDGDRLRRPAAGAGRAPAVSGQRPPRAAAPGAPLRLLAVNWRDRENPEAGGAETHLHEILERLAARGHQITLLAAAWPGAEREARYGGLRVLRAGGPLTANWALARLARRLSRREPFDAVIEDVNKIPFFLPALIALPHLLIVPHLFGATVFRETNWLAGLYVYLPERLIPRIYGRSRVIAISASTRDDLVRRGLDPARIAVSHCGFDAAPYDLAAPPARDAAPRLVHLGRLRRYKGTHLVIEAFARLRRALPAASLDIVGGGPERAALERQAARLDLAEAVRFHGHLPLPALVDLLYRCHLFLNASPKEGWGLTVIEAAACGVPCVAADAPGLRDSVVDGETGLLVPSGDVPAMAAAALALLRDPARRAAMGARAAARARSFSWDRAADDAETQLRRLLAETAGADGGESR; encoded by the coding sequence GTGCTCCTTCAGCCCCCGCGAGCTCGAGGGCCTGCTGCGCGCACAGGGCTTCGAGCTGCTCGCGACCTACGGCGCCTGGCCCGAGCCCGGTTTGGTCTACCGCGCGCTGCGGCGCGCTGCCGCGCGGCTCGGCCTGGCGCTGCCGATGCACCCGCCGCCCTTGCCCCTGCTCGGCCAGCTCGCGAACGCTCTCAAGCGCTGGGCGCGTTACCGGCGGGCCGGGCACTACACGGCGATGGTGATCGGCTGCGTCGCCCGGCGGCCGGCGCCGGACGGGCCCCGGCCGTGAGCGGGCAGCGGCCCCCGCGCGCGGCAGCGCCCGGCGCGCCCCTGCGCCTGCTCGCGGTCAACTGGCGGGACCGCGAGAACCCCGAGGCGGGCGGCGCCGAGACGCACCTGCACGAGATCCTCGAGCGCCTGGCCGCGCGCGGCCATCAGATCACCCTGCTCGCGGCGGCCTGGCCGGGCGCGGAGCGCGAGGCGCGCTACGGCGGCCTGCGCGTGCTGCGCGCGGGCGGCCCGCTCACCGCCAACTGGGCACTCGCGCGGCTCGCGCGCCGCCTCTCGCGGCGGGAGCCCTTCGACGCGGTCATCGAGGACGTCAATAAGATCCCCTTCTTTCTGCCCGCGCTGATCGCGTTGCCGCACCTGCTCATCGTGCCGCACCTGTTCGGCGCGACGGTCTTCCGCGAGACGAACTGGCTGGCCGGGCTCTACGTCTACCTGCCCGAGCGACTGATCCCGCGCATCTACGGCAGGAGCCGCGTGATCGCGATCAGCGCGAGCACGCGCGACGATCTCGTGCGCCGCGGCCTCGACCCGGCGCGCATCGCGGTGAGCCACTGCGGCTTCGACGCCGCGCCCTACGACCTGGCGGCGCCGCCGGCCAGGGACGCGGCGCCGCGCCTCGTCCACCTCGGCCGCCTGCGCCGCTACAAGGGCACGCACCTGGTGATCGAGGCCTTCGCGCGCCTGCGCCGCGCGCTGCCGGCGGCGAGCCTGGACATCGTCGGCGGCGGACCCGAGCGCGCGGCCCTCGAACGACAAGCCGCGCGGCTCGACCTCGCGGAAGCGGTGCGCTTCCACGGGCACCTGCCCTTGCCGGCCCTCGTCGACCTGCTCTACCGCTGTCACCTCTTCCTCAACGCGAGCCCGAAGGAGGGCTGGGGCCTCACCGTCATCGAAGCTGCCGCCTGCGGCGTGCCCTGCGTGGCGGCGGATGCGCCGGGCCTGCGCGACTCGGTGGTGGACGGCGAGACGGGCCTGCTCGTTCCCTCTGGCGACGTCCCGGCGATGGCGGCGGCCGCGCTCGCGCTGCTGCGCGACCCCGCGCGCCGCGCGGCGATGGGGGCGCGCGCGGCGGCAAGGGCGCGCAGCTTCAGCTGGGATCGGGCCGCCGACGATGCGGAGACCCAGCTCCGCCGGCTGCTCGCCGAGACCGCCGGCGCGGACGGCGGAGAATCGCGATGA